The proteins below are encoded in one region of Manis javanica isolate MJ-LG chromosome 8, MJ_LKY, whole genome shotgun sequence:
- the LOC108398886 gene encoding olfactory receptor 11H6-like, translating to MTSEARNISHTVSEFILLGFPCRWEIQIFLFFIFFVTYILTLLGNMAIVCVVRWNHRLHTPMYILLANFSFLEICYVNSDVPNMLANFLSQTKTISFAQCLLQLYFFFSLGTTECLFLSIMAYDRFLAICCPLLYPTVMTTKFCCSLVSFCWMYGFLWFLIPVILITQLSFCGPNVIDDFLCDLGPLLALASACVPVPGTVLVCGTISSLLIFATFFYIIGSYTLVLRAVIQVPSVAAQKKAFSTCSSHLVVVFLFYGSIMMTYVNPGSVQAEGMQKFTTLFYSILTPFFNPMIYSLQNKEMKDALKKVLGIS from the coding sequence ATGACCTCAGAGGCCAGAAACATTTCTCACACTGTGAGTGAGTTCATCCTCTTGGGCTTCCCTTGCCGCTGGGAAATACAGatcttcctctttttcattttctttgtgacttACATTCTGACCCTCCTTGGAAACATGGCTATTGTGTGTGTGGTACGCTGGAACCACCGGCTCCACACTCCGATGTACATTCTGTTGGCCAATTTCtccttcctggagatctgctatgtCAATTCTGATGTGCCCAACATGCTGGCCAACTTTCTCTCCCAGACCAAAACCATCTCCTTTGCTCAGTGTCTCCTCCAATTGTACTTCTTCTTCTCACTGGGAACAACTGAATGCTTATTTCTCTCCATCATGGCCTATGACCGGTTCCTGGCGATATGCTGCCCTCTGCTCTACCCCACTGTCATGACTACCAAGTTCTGTTGCAGCCTGGTCAGTTTTTGCTGGATGTATGGTTTCCTCTGGTTTCTAATCCCAGTGATACTCATTACTCAGCTATCATTTTGTGGCCCAAATGTGATTGATGACTTTCTATGTGACCTGGGTCCTCTGCTAGCCCTGGCTTCAGCCTGTGTCCCAGTCCCAGGGACTGTTCTCGTATGTGGCACCATTAGCTCTCTCCTCATCTTTGCCACCTTTTTCTACATTATTGGCTCTTACACCCTGGTGCTGAGGGCTGTCATACAGGTGCCCTCAGTTGCTGCCCAGAaaaaggccttctccacctgctcctctcaTCTGGTTGTCGTGTTTCTATTCTATGGTTCTATTATGATGACATATGTGAACCCAGGGTCAGTACAAGCGGAGGGCATGCAGAAGTTCACAACTTTGTTCTACTCAATTTTGACACCTTTTTTCAACCCTATGATCTACAGCCTccagaataaagaaatgaaggatGCCTTGAAGAAAGTTCTAGGAATTTCTTAA
- the LOC108398885 gene encoding LOW QUALITY PROTEIN: olfactory receptor 11G2-like (The sequence of the model RefSeq protein was modified relative to this genomic sequence to represent the inferred CDS: substituted 1 base at 1 genomic stop codon), giving the protein MKISSTPNNFSTISGFILLGFPCPKEGQILLFVLFSVVYLLTLMGNGSIICAVSWDQRLHTPMYILLANFSFLEIWYVTSTVPNMLANFLSDTKIISFSGCFLQFYFFFSLGSTECFFLAVMAFDRYLAICGPLHYPALVTGHLCTKLVVSCWVLGFLWFLVPIIVISQMSFCGSRIINHFLCDLGPLLALTCTRAPVIELTSSTLSSLLLFVPFLFIVGSHALVLCAVLRVPSASGRRKAFSTCGSHLAVVSLFYGSVMVMYVSPKTXHEAGMQKIVTLFYSLVTPFINPVIYSLRNKDMKHAMKKLLRT; this is encoded by the coding sequence ATGAAAATCTCCAGCACCCCCAACAACTTCAGCACCATTTCTGGCTTCATCCTCCTGGGCTTCCCTTGCCCCAAGGAGGGGCAGATCCTCCTCTTTGTGCTCTTCTCTGTGGTCTACCTCCTCACCCTCATGGGCAATGGTTCCATCATCTGTGCTGTGAGCTGGGATCAGAgactccacacccccatgtacatCCTGCTTGCCAACTTCTCCTTCCTGGAAATCTGGTATGTCACCTCCACTGTCCCCAACATGCTGGCCAACTTCCTCTCTGACACCAAGATCATCtccttctctggctgctttctccagttctactttttcttctccttgggTTCTACAGAATGCTTTTTCCTGGCTGTTATGGCATTTGATCGATACCTTGCCATCTGCGGGCCTCTGCATTACCCTGCTCTTGTGACTGGACATCTCTGCACCAAACTTGTGGTCAGCTGCTGGGTACTTGGTTTTCTCTGGTTCCTGGTTCCTATCATTGTTATTTCCCAAATGTCCTTTTGTGGATCCAGGATCATCAACCACTTCCTGTGTGATCTGGGTCCTCTGTTGGCCCTCACCTGTACCAGAGCCCCTGTAATAGAGTTAACTAGCTCTACCTTAAGCTCTCTGCTCTTATTTGTTCCCTTTCTCTTTATCGTGGGTTCCCATGCTCTGGTCCTATGTGCTGTATTGAGGGTCCCTTCAGCTTCTGGACGAAGAAAGGCTTTCTCCACTTGTGGGTCCCATCTCGCTGTGGTTTCTCTTTTCTATGGCTCAGTGATGGTCATGTATGTGAGCCCAAAAACCTAGCATGAAGCTGGAATGCAGAAGATAGtgactttgttttattctttagttACTCCATTCATTAACCCTGTAATatacagtctgaggaacaaagATATGAAACATGCTATGAAGAAATTATTAAGAACATAA